From one Equus asinus isolate D_3611 breed Donkey chromosome 5, EquAss-T2T_v2, whole genome shotgun sequence genomic stretch:
- the LOC106833789 gene encoding cytochrome P450 4A11-like isoform X1 produces the protein MLQKPLHHECLWAEPPQTPGQYLWVPASGLPARPGSAAAQGCPALPAQTVAAQSLPGVPVPSFPLALRAQPGGVASPSAEPAHLAMACVAHYFLSTYSPCVSLWGNSFVAAVPRNSQLQEDQDLPELLKRVEKFPRASPHWLWGSKVLFTVYDPDYMKVILGRSDPKPLDTYRFLAPWIGYGLLLLNGQTWFQHRRMLTPAFHYDILKPYVGLMADSVRVMLDKWEELISQDSHLEIFGHVSLMTLDTIMKCAFSHQGSVQTDRNSQSYMQAVEDLKNLFFFRIRNIFYHNDTIYRLTSDGRWNHRASQLAHQHTERVINLRKAHLQKEGELEKVRKKRHLDFLDILLFSKMENGSSLSDEDLRAEVDTFMFEGHDTTASGISWILYALAMHPEHQQRCREEIQGLLGDGASISWDHLDQMPYTTMCIKEALRLYPPVPAIGRELTKPITFPDGRSLPKGIMIALSFYALHHNPEVWPNPEVFDPSRFAPGSTQHSHAFLPFSGGSRNCIGKQFAMKELKVAVALTLLRFELSPDPSRVPVPIPRIVLMSKNGIHLHLRKLL, from the exons ATGCTCCAGAAGCCTCTGCACCATGAGTGTCTCTGGGCTGAGCCCCCCCAGACCCCTGGGCAGTATCTCTGGGTTCCTGCAAGTGGCCTCCCTGCTCGGCCTGGTTCTGCTGCTGCTCAAGGCTGCCCAGCTCTACCTGCGCAGACAGTGGCTGCTCAAAGCCTTCCAGGAGTTCCCGTGCCCTCCTTCCCACTGGCTCTACGGGCACAGCCGGGAG GTGTAGCTTCCCCGTCAGCAGAGCCCGCACATTTGGCAATGGCCTGTGTGGCCCATTATTTCCTGTCTACCTACTCTCCTTGTGTCTCCCTTTGGGGAAATTCCTTTGTGGCTGCAGTTCCCAGGAACAGCCAG TTACAAGAGGACCAGGACCTACCAGAGCTTCTGAAAAGGGTAGAGAAATTCCCACGTGCCTCTCCTCACTGGTTATGGGGAAGCAAGGTTCTCTTCACGGTCTATGACCCTGACTACATGAAGGTGATCCTGGGGAGATCAG ACCCCAAACCTCTTGATACCTACAGATTCCTGGCTCCTTGGATTG GGTATGGTTTGCTCCTCTTGAATGGGCAGACATGGTTCCAGCACCGGCGGATGCTGACTCCAGCCTTCCACTACGACATCCTGAAGCCCTATGTAGGGCTCATGGCTGACTCTGTCCGAGTGATGCTG GACAAATGGGAGGAGCTCATCAGCCAGGACTCACATCTGGAGATCTTTGGACATGTCTCCTTGATGACCCTGGACACCATCATGAAGTGTGCCTTCAGCCACCAGGGCAGCGTGCAGACAGACAG GAACTCCCAATCCTACATGCAGGCTGTTGAGGACCTGAAGAATCTGTTTTTTTTCCGCATAAGAAATATCTTCTACCACAATGACACCATCTACAGACTGACCTCTGATGGCCGCTGGAACCACCGGGCATCCCAGCTTGCCCATCAACACACAG AACGAGTGATAAACTTGAGGAAGGCTCACCTGCAGAAGGAGGGAGAGCTGGAGAAGGTCAGGAAGAAGAGGCACTTGGATTTCCTGGACATcctcctcttttccaaa ATGGAGAATGGGAGCAGTTTGTCTGATGAGGACCTCCGTGCCGAGGTGGATACATTCATGTTTGAGGGCCACGACACCACAGCCAGTGGCATCTCCTGGATCCTCTACGCTCTGGCCATGCACCCCGAGCATCAGCAGAGGTGCCGGGAGGAGATCCAGGGCCTCCTGGGAGATGGTGCCTCCATCAGCTG GGACCACCTGGACCAGATGCCCTACACCACCATGTGCATCAAGGAGGCACTGCGACTCTATCCACCAGTACCAGCCATCGGCAGAGAGCTCACCAAGCCCATCACCTTCCCTGATGGACGCTCCTTACCCAAAG GAATCATGATTGCGCTCTCCTTTTATGCCCTTCACCACAACCCGGAGGTGTGGCCGAACCCAGAG GTGTTTGATCCTTCCCGGTTTGCACCGGGTTCTACTCAACACAGCCATGCTTTCCTGCCCTTCTCAGGAGGATCAAG gAACTGCATCGGGAAGCAGTTTGCCATGAAGGAGTTGAAGGTGGCCGTGGCCCTGACTCTGCTCCGCTTTGAGCTGTCACCAGATCCCTCCAGAGTCCCTGTTCCCATTCCAAGAATTGTGTTGATGTCCAAGAATGGGATCCACCTGCATCTCAGGAAGCTGCTCTAA
- the LOC106833789 gene encoding cytochrome P450 4A11-like isoform X2, which produces MSVSGLSPPRPLGSISGFLQVASLLGLVLLLLKAAQLYLRRQWLLKAFQEFPCPPSHWLYGHSRELQEDQDLPELLKRVEKFPRASPHWLWGSKVLFTVYDPDYMKVILGRSDPKPLDTYRFLAPWIGYGLLLLNGQTWFQHRRMLTPAFHYDILKPYVGLMADSVRVMLDKWEELISQDSHLEIFGHVSLMTLDTIMKCAFSHQGSVQTDRNSQSYMQAVEDLKNLFFFRIRNIFYHNDTIYRLTSDGRWNHRASQLAHQHTERVINLRKAHLQKEGELEKVRKKRHLDFLDILLFSKMENGSSLSDEDLRAEVDTFMFEGHDTTASGISWILYALAMHPEHQQRCREEIQGLLGDGASISWDHLDQMPYTTMCIKEALRLYPPVPAIGRELTKPITFPDGRSLPKGIMIALSFYALHHNPEVWPNPEVFDPSRFAPGSTQHSHAFLPFSGGSRNCIGKQFAMKELKVAVALTLLRFELSPDPSRVPVPIPRIVLMSKNGIHLHLRKLL; this is translated from the exons ATGAGTGTCTCTGGGCTGAGCCCCCCCAGACCCCTGGGCAGTATCTCTGGGTTCCTGCAAGTGGCCTCCCTGCTCGGCCTGGTTCTGCTGCTGCTCAAGGCTGCCCAGCTCTACCTGCGCAGACAGTGGCTGCTCAAAGCCTTCCAGGAGTTCCCGTGCCCTCCTTCCCACTGGCTCTACGGGCACAGCCGGGAG TTACAAGAGGACCAGGACCTACCAGAGCTTCTGAAAAGGGTAGAGAAATTCCCACGTGCCTCTCCTCACTGGTTATGGGGAAGCAAGGTTCTCTTCACGGTCTATGACCCTGACTACATGAAGGTGATCCTGGGGAGATCAG ACCCCAAACCTCTTGATACCTACAGATTCCTGGCTCCTTGGATTG GGTATGGTTTGCTCCTCTTGAATGGGCAGACATGGTTCCAGCACCGGCGGATGCTGACTCCAGCCTTCCACTACGACATCCTGAAGCCCTATGTAGGGCTCATGGCTGACTCTGTCCGAGTGATGCTG GACAAATGGGAGGAGCTCATCAGCCAGGACTCACATCTGGAGATCTTTGGACATGTCTCCTTGATGACCCTGGACACCATCATGAAGTGTGCCTTCAGCCACCAGGGCAGCGTGCAGACAGACAG GAACTCCCAATCCTACATGCAGGCTGTTGAGGACCTGAAGAATCTGTTTTTTTTCCGCATAAGAAATATCTTCTACCACAATGACACCATCTACAGACTGACCTCTGATGGCCGCTGGAACCACCGGGCATCCCAGCTTGCCCATCAACACACAG AACGAGTGATAAACTTGAGGAAGGCTCACCTGCAGAAGGAGGGAGAGCTGGAGAAGGTCAGGAAGAAGAGGCACTTGGATTTCCTGGACATcctcctcttttccaaa ATGGAGAATGGGAGCAGTTTGTCTGATGAGGACCTCCGTGCCGAGGTGGATACATTCATGTTTGAGGGCCACGACACCACAGCCAGTGGCATCTCCTGGATCCTCTACGCTCTGGCCATGCACCCCGAGCATCAGCAGAGGTGCCGGGAGGAGATCCAGGGCCTCCTGGGAGATGGTGCCTCCATCAGCTG GGACCACCTGGACCAGATGCCCTACACCACCATGTGCATCAAGGAGGCACTGCGACTCTATCCACCAGTACCAGCCATCGGCAGAGAGCTCACCAAGCCCATCACCTTCCCTGATGGACGCTCCTTACCCAAAG GAATCATGATTGCGCTCTCCTTTTATGCCCTTCACCACAACCCGGAGGTGTGGCCGAACCCAGAG GTGTTTGATCCTTCCCGGTTTGCACCGGGTTCTACTCAACACAGCCATGCTTTCCTGCCCTTCTCAGGAGGATCAAG gAACTGCATCGGGAAGCAGTTTGCCATGAAGGAGTTGAAGGTGGCCGTGGCCCTGACTCTGCTCCGCTTTGAGCTGTCACCAGATCCCTCCAGAGTCCCTGTTCCCATTCCAAGAATTGTGTTGATGTCCAAGAATGGGATCCACCTGCATCTCAGGAAGCTGCTCTAA